ATCGATAGCAAGGATCTGAAGACAGGGCAGTTCTATGTACAGCCGAATTATACGTATAACGAGAAAGACGGCCAGAAATTGACGGGTTATACAGCAACGCATACATTGAGCGTTACTTATCGTGATCTGGAGAAGGTTGGAGCATTACTCGACGCAGCTACAGAGGCTGGAGCTAACCGTATCGACAATATCCACTTCAGTGTAGAGAATTCAGACCAGTATTTGGCCGAGGTGATTCAGAAGGCGATGAATAATGCCAATGTGAAGGCTAACGCCATTGCCAAGGCTGCGAACCGTCAGTTAGGTACGGCGTTGAACATTACCCAGTCGGGTGGTAACGTATCGCTGTACACACAAAATTATGTGATGAAGGATATGGCTATGCCAGCTGCTGATGCAGGGACATCTGTTGAGCCAGGTGAGATTACGGTTTCTACTTCTTTAAGTATTACTTATGAAATGAAATAAGAAGCTATCGCGAGTTAACAAAGGGGTATGCAGCGATTTAAACGCGGTATGCCTCTTTTTATGTCTTACAATTTAGCAGCTTATTTTTGGACAGACAGGGGATATTATTAACAAACAAGAGGGGTAAATCCATTTTGCGTATAAAGTGGACAAATATTTTGTCGATTCAGTCAATTATTCGGGGAATTCCTGTCCGGTGACTTAGAAAAGTGTTGTAACTGAGTCTAAAAAAAGGTATAGTGTATATTGCAAAAATGAATCAATAGACCTGTGAAAGCCATACCAATGGATATGGCTTTTTTTTCTTAAAGAGGCAGTTCAGAAAGTCCTCTTTTGATCACGAAGCTATTCAGGGAGCTTATTCGGCATCGAATCTTGAATTCAGCCGGGCCTAAGCGAATGCTTACGAAGTCATGTTTCCTACGGAAACATCTTAGGTACTCACGTACAAACTACGTACTCTGCGCTCCTTTCGTCCCTAGCTTCATCCAACCGTTCTCGGTGCTGAAAACTTGACTTTCTGAACTTTCATTTGAAAGAGGACTTTGAGACATCCATTACTTCTAAAGGAGTTGATGCATACATGATTGAACTGGCTGGGGTTGAGAAGCACTTTGCAGGACAAGTTGTAGTGCATCCGCTATCGCTTACGATTAAGGAAGGGGAATTCCTGACCTTGTTGGGTCCGAGCGGCTGTGGCAAGACGACGATTCTTCGCATGATCGCGGGATTTGAGCAACCTTCGAAAGGCAGAATATTACTCGATGGTGCAGATCTGACGAAGCTGCCTCCAAATCAACGGGATTTGAACCTTGTCTTTCAACATTATGCTTTATTTCCGCATATGACGGTAGAAGATAATATTGATTTTGGACTAAAAATGAAAAAGCTGCCTGCCAAAGAGCGGCGTGAACGAATAGAAGAAGCGGTGGCCATGACACAATTGACCCCGCTTACGAAGCGTTATCCGCATCAATTGTCGGGCGGACAACAGCAGCGTGTTGCAATTGCTCGCGCGATTGCTAATAAACCCAAGGTACTGCTTCTGGACGAACCGCTAGGTGCACTTGACTTGCAACTGCGTAAGAATCTTCAGTCTGAATTGAAGCATTTGCAGCGCAGCCTTGGGATTACGTTTGTATATGTGACGCATGACCAGGATGAAGCAATGATGATGTCAGACCGGATCGTAATTATGAACAACGGTCAAGTGGAGCAAATTGGTACACCTCGCGAGGTGTACGCTAAGCCAACAACGCTCTTCGCGGCTACCTTCATCGGGGAGAACAACATCTTATCCGAAGATGGACGATTGTTCGCAGTACGGCCGGAGAAGCTTCGCGGTACTCATGATCTCGATGGAGCGATGCGTACGGGAGAGATCGTCGACGTACAATATCTGGGAAGCATCCATAAAGTCATCGTCCAGCTTGATGAGGAACCGATGACTGTGTCGATTGTACTCGATTCAGAAGACACCCAAGAATGGGTAGTCGGAGGGAGAATCGGAGTGCTTTGGGACACCCGGGATGAGGTGAATATCGGGTCATGAGGAAGTCGAACCTAAGCCTCCTGCCGGTATTTTTATGGTTATTCCTGTTCCTGATCTTACCGATGCTGATGGTGGTGGGCATTTCCTTCATGGACCGTGATGAGCTCGGGAATGTGATCTATCATTTCAATCTGAACTCTTATGCGACGTTCTTTGATCCATTATATCTAGGCATCTACTGGGATACGATCGTATTGTCCGTCGTGACTACGGTGATATGTCTTCTGCTGAGCTATCCACTCGCATATTATATCGCCAATGCAGGCCCGAGGATGCAGACCTGGGGACTCGTGATGATTACGATCCCGTTCTGGATTAACTTCTTGATCCGCACATATGCTTGGGTGCTGTTACTCCGAACCCAAGGCGTCGTGAATTCATTGTTGCTCGATCTAGGCTTCATTCAGGAGCCACTGCAAATGCTATACACAAAAGGGGCCGTATTCCTAGGGATGGTATATACTTTTATCCCTTTCATGGTGCTGCCAATTTATGTGGCTCTCGAGCAAATGGATAAGAAGCTGCTGGAGGCGGCCAGCGATCTAGGGGCTACCCCGTGGAAATCGTTCTGGCATATTACTCTGCCGCAGACCAAATCGGGGATTATGACCGGTGCGGTTCTTGTGTATGTCTCGACGACGGGGATGTTCGTCGTTACGGACATTCTCGGTGGGGCCAAATCGGCGATGATTAGTAACATTATTCAGAGTCAATTCTTAGGGGCGCGGAACTGGCCATTTGGGTCGGCCTTGTCCGTTATATTCGTCATTACTTCGCTAATTATGATTGCTCTCTTTAACCGGGCAATGACATCTAGACATTTGAAAGTGAAGGAGGAGAGCTAATGAAGAGCAAGAATCATCCGCTTCTCGGCATTCACTCCTTACTGATGATGATCTTTATTTATATCCCGATCATTATCATTATCGTATATTCATTCAACAGCTCTCGTCTGGCTTCAAGCTGGAGTGGCTTTACGTTCGATTGGTATATCTCTTTGTTCGATAACAGCTACGTTATGGAAGCTTTGACGAACACGCTAATTGTTGCAGTGGTATCCACATTGGTATCTACGGTGCTGGGTACACTGTCGGCCTTATCGATTCGCAAGGCAAGAAAGAAAATAAAGGCAGGGATGGGTGGCTTAATATACTTGCCAATCATTATCCCGGATATTATTATGGGTTTGTCGCTGTTAATGCTGTTCACCCAGTTCCATATTCCGCTCGGAAGATTGACAATCATTATTGCGCATATTACCTTTAGTATTTCTTATGTGCATGTCGTAGTCTCCACACGTCTGGCCGGGATGAAGGATGGTCTGGAAGAGGCAGCTCAGGATCTAGGCGCGGGGGCGTGGCAGACGTTCCGTTTGGTTACGATGCCGCAGATCCTACCGGGTATCATCTCAGGGGCGATCATTGCGTTTACGATGTCGCTGGATGACTTCATGGTTAGCTTCTTCGTCAGCGGTCCAAATTCGACAACTCTGCCGATTTATATCTATGGACAGGTGAAAAGGGGTATTTCCCCGGAAATTAACGCATTATGTACGATATTGATTATCGTCAGCGTGACATTGATATTCCTGGCCCAATTTATTTTGAATAAGGGTAAGGGGCAAAAGAAGCAATCTGTACTTCCTTTCTAGAGAGGTAGTTCAAAAAGCCGCTTTTGATAAGAAAACCGATCGAAGTTATTCAAGGGTGAGCGACCGCGATTCAAAGGTAGGTTTTCTTGCGATATAGAATTTCATCAGCTACGCTGATAACGAATAAATTCTATATCTAACACGAAGTAACACTGAAAGCATATTCGACATCGAATCTTG
The window above is part of the Paenibacillus lutimineralis genome. Proteins encoded here:
- a CDS encoding SIMPL domain-containing protein; amino-acid sequence: MRKWLKPVGVVMITGTLLLGGQVFGGVFQATPAYADEVQKNVINVVGNGEITVKPDVAYLSIGVETQAKTAKEAQSANAAKVAQVNKVLKETWKIDSKDLKTGQFYVQPNYTYNEKDGQKLTGYTATHTLSVTYRDLEKVGALLDAATEAGANRIDNIHFSVENSDQYLAEVIQKAMNNANVKANAIAKAANRQLGTALNITQSGGNVSLYTQNYVMKDMAMPAADAGTSVEPGEITVSTSLSITYEMK
- a CDS encoding ABC transporter ATP-binding protein; the protein is MIELAGVEKHFAGQVVVHPLSLTIKEGEFLTLLGPSGCGKTTILRMIAGFEQPSKGRILLDGADLTKLPPNQRDLNLVFQHYALFPHMTVEDNIDFGLKMKKLPAKERRERIEEAVAMTQLTPLTKRYPHQLSGGQQQRVAIARAIANKPKVLLLDEPLGALDLQLRKNLQSELKHLQRSLGITFVYVTHDQDEAMMMSDRIVIMNNGQVEQIGTPREVYAKPTTLFAATFIGENNILSEDGRLFAVRPEKLRGTHDLDGAMRTGEIVDVQYLGSIHKVIVQLDEEPMTVSIVLDSEDTQEWVVGGRIGVLWDTRDEVNIGS
- a CDS encoding ABC transporter permease, whose product is MRKSNLSLLPVFLWLFLFLILPMLMVVGISFMDRDELGNVIYHFNLNSYATFFDPLYLGIYWDTIVLSVVTTVICLLLSYPLAYYIANAGPRMQTWGLVMITIPFWINFLIRTYAWVLLLRTQGVVNSLLLDLGFIQEPLQMLYTKGAVFLGMVYTFIPFMVLPIYVALEQMDKKLLEAASDLGATPWKSFWHITLPQTKSGIMTGAVLVYVSTTGMFVVTDILGGAKSAMISNIIQSQFLGARNWPFGSALSVIFVITSLIMIALFNRAMTSRHLKVKEES
- a CDS encoding ABC transporter permease, translated to MKSKNHPLLGIHSLLMMIFIYIPIIIIIVYSFNSSRLASSWSGFTFDWYISLFDNSYVMEALTNTLIVAVVSTLVSTVLGTLSALSIRKARKKIKAGMGGLIYLPIIIPDIIMGLSLLMLFTQFHIPLGRLTIIIAHITFSISYVHVVVSTRLAGMKDGLEEAAQDLGAGAWQTFRLVTMPQILPGIISGAIIAFTMSLDDFMVSFFVSGPNSTTLPIYIYGQVKRGISPEINALCTILIIVSVTLIFLAQFILNKGKGQKKQSVLPF